The Rosa rugosa chromosome 1, drRosRugo1.1, whole genome shotgun sequence genomic sequence ttCGTCCACGATACTAAGCATTATGCAAGtaaataaggtaaaaaaaaaaatttctttgtttGCCATAGTTTCCAAGATATTTtccaaaaaacaagaaaaagtggcatgttaggtttaagtcgtTTCATAAATTGACACCACGTCACTAAGCTCACCACTAAGACAATTAAGACAGTTAGATGCGTGACCTATTGCCCAAAACGATAGGCCTATCACACATTCACACCATGGGGGCCCATTTGCTGATCCAAAACTTATTcgtacattttttattttataaataaaaataatacataaaatgaaaataaaaacaaaaatctgcCTGATTGTATCGACTTCATGCAGCGAGGGAAATTTCCTCTTTTGGCCTTATCTGATTTCCAGAAAGGGAAACTTCTGACGTCACTAATGATGGCATTTCACGTGCGTACGGAGACTGgaaaaattgataaaaaaaagcCGTAAAGAATTTTCCAAGATGCTGCCGTTCCTGCATTTTGATGTACACACGCAGACACGAGTCCTCCACGACAAAACCGTCAGTTCGCGCGCAGTCCCCACACACTTGGCGCCAGGCCACCACCAAAACGCGCACTTCCGACGTCGTTTCGGTAAGCGCGCCCACCCTAGGTGGAGAATTTAGAGATAAGTCGCACTTTCTCGTTCGTAGTTATTATGGCAGCTGACTGACTGTGTCGTGCGGACCACCGTGGTGGTTCTGGTGTCATCATATATTCGTATCCTCGCTAAAGAGTAAAGATAGAAGTTGTTATGGCTTGAGCATGAAGCCATAAATGGAATTGATGAATTTATAACAAACAATAGAAAGTAAAGGCTGTAATTGAGAACAAAATTGATGATAGAATGAACAAGAaggtctcgtttggttcacagaaatgaaagtaatttttttttctatgggAAGGGAAATTAAATTTCTCAAAAACTTTCTATCTCGATGTTTGGTAGCGTAAGGaaagttgtaattttttttataaataatgcaataaaataatgtgtcgagagtaataaatgcaaggaaagaatgAGAAAAAGTGATTTTTTTGAGGTCTGGAAGGATccactttcccccttatttttcattcattcaggaaagtatttcatttccttttgtatCTCAAACTCAAGAAATGAACAAGTTTTCTTTtctgatgcttactttccgcgaaTCAAACGTGGCCTAATGGTATATCGCATCAATGCATCGATGTAATTGAGGAAAAAAGTTTAGTTTGCTCatactaaaacaaaaaaacaaatgtcAATGAGCTGTAATTTTTTTAGTTATTTAAATAATTGACATTATGAATATCACAATTCAAATCTCACTGATATCATGAGATGAGTGtggtgataaaaaaaaaatgtttctactatagaaaattggaaaatcgTATTTTGCCCAGCACAATTTGATCTATTTACATAAATACTTCCAATGTAAGGAGAGATGTTTCGAGTTCAAATTGCAATAATGGCACATAAATAGTTCCTCTATGTAGGTTAGAATAATAAATCTTTCGCAACGGATTCGTGGGAGGTTCCAGTTTCGACTCTTATTTATAAGTCAGAGGTGGATTAATTAATAATAATCTAGAATTGTTtcccaaaagagaaaaatctaCGATACAATATTTGACTCCCATTAAACAAAATAATGTGGAAAATTGTTCGTGTAAAATGTAAATGAAGGTAGCAGGTGCCATTCATTCAAGTCGCCGAATCATTTCATATCTCCACGTGTCACGCATTTATTCGTGCACTTTAAAAAACCGTCACCGGAGCTCTATATAGGAAAATCCAAATCAaagcaataaaaaaaacaatttaaaaaaCGAGAAGAGAATAAAGGCAGAGAGGGACTGGTAGCTTTGCTCCGACCTTCATTTCTCTCCAACACAGATAAAGCTTCAACCGAGAATCCAATTCGCTACAGTGACACTCCACCGTACACTCGCCCGCAGAGAATAACTCCCACCATGGCTGCACAGGAGCACGAACAGCCGCTTCTCAACTCCGAAGGCCGCGACCAGTTGGAAGAGACAGCCTACGACTCGGACGACAAGGTCCACATCGTCGGAATCGACGACGCCGACGACGGCTCCAGAACGCCGCCGTTTTCATGGAAGAAGCTCTGGCTGTTCACCGGGCCGGGGTTCCTGATGAGCATCGCTTTTCTCGACCCGGGAAACCTGGAGGGCGATCTTCAGGCCGGAGCGATCGCCGGAAACTCACTGCTGTGGCTTCTGATGTGGGCGACGGCGATGGGGCTTTTGGTGCAGCTGTTGTCGGCTCGGCTCGGCGTGGCGACAGGGCGCCACCTGGCGGAGCTGTGCAGGGAGGAGTACCCGAGGTGGGCTGGGCTTGTGCTGTGGATGATGGCTGAGCTGGCGCTGATTGGGGCGGATATTCAGGAGGTTATAGGTAGTGCGATTGCGATTAAGATTTTGAGTAATGGGGCTTTGCCGCTTTGGGCTGGAGTCGTCATAACGGCGTTGGATTGGTacgtaccttttttttttttttttttcgggatTGGTATGTACTACGTAGTTGAATTTGTACTTCAATGTTTTGTGTGTTTCTGATTCTATTTTTAGTGTTCTTGAAATGGGGTTTGCTTTTTTGTTCTAAATTGtccgtcttttttttttttttgtgtgcaaAAATTGGTTTTTGTTGGTAGAACATTTTTCTGGCTTGTCCTTGATTTTTGGCTACAGGAAGAATTGAACTCTATTTTGGAATCTGGAAAAAccgaggtttttttttttttttttttttttttttcaatttctgggGCAGAACAGATATATCTGATCTTAATGActaatctttatatttttagtatttgaaagatttttttttttttttttttctaggctAAGCCCTGAATTTTCTTCCCTACGTCAGTAGATGGTCTGAGAAAATGTGTCTAGCTTAGTATTTTTAACTTGAAAATGATTTCTCTTGTTGCAATTTTACAGTTTTATCTTTCTACTTTTGGAGAACTATGGCGTCAGGAAACTGGAAGCTGTTTTCGCAGTTCTAATTGCAACAATGGCGCTAACATTTGCCTGGATGTTTGGTGAAGCAAAGCCAAGCGGCATTGAACTTCTGCTTGGTATAGGATTTGCTATACCTTCTGATTTTAAAAAACAGAGATTGTTTTTCATCTGAAAAGTATCTAATTTAGTGTCATTGGGTTCCTCTTTGTAGGTATTCTGATTCCGAAACTTAGCTCCAGGACAATCAAGCAGGCTGTTGGAGTTGTGGGGTGCATTATTATGCCTCACAATGTGTTCTTGCACTCGGCTCTTGTGCAGTCGAGAGAGATTGATCTCAGCAAGAAAGGTCGAGTTCAGGAAGCTCTCAATTACTATAGCATTGAGTCCACCATTGCTCTTATTATCTCCTTCGTTATCAATCTGTTTGTTACCACCGTGTTTGCCAAGGGATTTTATGGTACTGAACTGGCGGATAGTATAGGCCTTGTAAATGCAGGGCAGTATCTTCAAGAGAAGTATGGGGGTGGTTTGTTCCCAATTCTTTACATTTGGGCTATCG encodes the following:
- the LOC133721502 gene encoding metal transporter Nramp3.2-like, which encodes MAAQEHEQPLLNSEGRDQLEETAYDSDDKVHIVGIDDADDGSRTPPFSWKKLWLFTGPGFLMSIAFLDPGNLEGDLQAGAIAGNSLLWLLMWATAMGLLVQLLSARLGVATGRHLAELCREEYPRWAGLVLWMMAELALIGADIQEVIGSAIAIKILSNGALPLWAGVVITALDCFIFLLLENYGVRKLEAVFAVLIATMALTFAWMFGEAKPSGIELLLGILIPKLSSRTIKQAVGVVGCIIMPHNVFLHSALVQSREIDLSKKGRVQEALNYYSIESTIALIISFVINLFVTTVFAKGFYGTELADSIGLVNAGQYLQEKYGGGLFPILYIWAIGLLAAGQSSTITGTYAGQFIMGGFLNLRLKKWMRALITRSCAIIPTIIVALVFDTSEDTLDVLNEWLNVLQSIQIPFALIPLLFLVSSERIMGSFKIGNVLKMVAWLVAALVMVINGYLLLDFFSNEVNGVLFGCVVCAFTAGYAAFIVYLVFKGITFPRWGKSKNVTDTLN